From the genome of Danio rerio strain Tuebingen ecotype United States chromosome 2, GRCz12tu, whole genome shotgun sequence, one region includes:
- the rab11bb gene encoding RAB11B, member RAS oncogene family, b, with amino-acid sequence MANRDDEYDFLFKVVLIGDSGVGKSNLLSRFTRNEFNLESKSTIGVEFATRSIQVDGKTIKAQIWDTAGQERYRAITSAYYRGAVGALLVYDIAKHLTYENVERWLKELRDHADNNIVIMLVGNKSDLRHLRAVPTDEARAFAEKNNLSFIETSALDSTNVEEAFKNILTEIYRIVSQKQIAERSAHDESPGNNVVDISVPPTTDGQKSNKLQCCQNL; translated from the exons TCGTTCTCATCGGAGATTCAGGCGTTGGGAAGAGTAACCTGCTGTCGAGATTCACACGAAACGAGTTTAACCTGGAGAGCAAGAGCACGATAGGAGTGGAGTTCGCCACCAGGAGCATTCAGGTGGATGGAAAGACCATAAAAGCACAGATCTGGGATACGGCTGGACAGGAGCGATACAGAGCCATCACCTCTGC ATATTATCGTGGAGCAGTCGGTGCGCTGCTGGTGTACGACATCGCCAAACACCTTACCTATGAGAACGTGGAGCGCTGGCTGAAAGAGCTGCGAGATCACGCTGACAACAACATCGTCATCATGCTGGTTGGGAATAAGAGTGACCTGCGGCACCTGAGGGCCGTGCCCACCGATGAGGCCCGCGCTTTCGCAG AGAAGAATAACCTGTCATTCATCGAGACGTCAGCTCTGGACTCAACTAATGTTGAAGAGGCCTTCAAAAACATCCTAACAG AAATCTACCGTATCGTATCACAGAAGCAGATAGCGGAGCGGTCGGCCCATGACGAGTCTCCCGGAAATAACGTTGTGGACATCAGTGTCCCGCCCACCACAGACGGACAGAAGAGCAACAAACTGCAGTGCTGCCAAAACCTGTAA